From Pan troglodytes isolate AG18354 chromosome 9, NHGRI_mPanTro3-v2.0_pri, whole genome shotgun sequence, the proteins below share one genomic window:
- the IGSF9B gene encoding protein turtle homolog B isoform X2, producing MPIPQKALPMGVSPVCWRQLTYFSWESSCFSVLSCVNKQEMGPPRGLWRKSPSAPELGGVSAGLTVLSEKVPLSLAFCPLWPLASLLVVCAPEMERGPVTCTQAQTVRGAHGLREEPEFVTARAGESVVLRCDVIHPVTGQPPPYVVEWFKFGVPIPIFIKFGYYPPHVDPEYAGRASLHDKASLRLEQVRSEDQGWYECKVLMLDQQYDTFHNGSWVHLTVNAPPTFTETPPQYIEAKEGSSITMTCTAFGNPKPIVTWLKEGTLLGASGKYQVSDGSLTVTSVSREDRGAYTCRAYSIQGEAVHTTHLLVQGPPFIVSPPENITVNISQDALLTCRAEAYPGNLTYTWYWQDENVYFQNDLKLRVRILIDGTLIIFRVKPEDSGKYTCVPSNSLGRSPSASAYLTVQYPARVLNMPPVIYVPVGIHGYIRCPVDAEPPATVVKWNKDGRPLQVEKNLGWTLMEDGSIRIEEATEEALGTYTCVPYNTLGTMGQSAPARLVLKDPPYFTVLPGWEYRQEAGRELLIPCAAAGDPFPVITWRKVGKPSRSKHSALPSGSLQFRALSKEDHGEWECVATNVVTSITASTHLTVIGTSPHAPGSVRVQVSMTTANVSWEPAYDGGYEQTFSVWMKRAQFGPHDWLSLPVPPGPSWLLVDTLEPETAYQFSVLAQNKLGTSAFSEVVTVNTLAFPITTPEPLVLVTPPRCLIANRTQQGVLLSWLPPANHSFPIDRYIMEFRVAERWELLDDGIPGTEGEFFAKDLSQDTWYEFRVLAVMQDLISEPSNIAGVSSTDIFPQPDLTEDGLARPVLAGIVATICFLAAAILFSTLAACFVNKQRKRKLKRKKDPPLSITHCRKSLESPLSSGKVSPESIRTLRAPSESSDDQGQPAAKRMLSPTREKELSLYKKTKRAISSKKYSVAKAEAEAEATTPIELISRGPDGRFVMDPAEMEPSLKSRRIEGFPFAEETDMYPEFRQSDEENEDPLVPTSVAALKSQLTPLSSSQESYLPPPAYSPRFQPRGLEGPGGLEGRLQATGQARPPAPRPFHHGQYYGYLSSSSPGEVEPPPFYVPEVGSPLSSVMSSPPLPTEGPFGHPTIPEENGENASNSTLPLTQTPTGGRSPEPWGRPEFPFGGLETPAMMFPHQLPPCDVPESLQPKAGLPRGLPPTSLQVPAAYPGILSLEAPKGWAGKSPGRGPVPAPPAAKWQDRPMQPLVSQGQLRHTSQGMGIPVLPYPEPAEPGAHGGPSTFGLDTRWYEPQPRPRPSPRQARRAEPSLHQVVLQPSRLSPLTQSPLSSRTGSPELAARARPRPGLLQQAEMSEITLQPPAAVSFSRKSTPSTGSPSQSSRSGSPSYRPAMGFTTLATGYPSPPPGPAPAGPGDSLDVFGQTPSPRRTGEELLRPEPPPPTLPTSGTLPPAPGNAAAPERLEALKYQRIKKPKKSSKGSSKSKKRSDDSASQTQQLPNSQVLWPDEAVCLRKKKRHSRPDPFARLSDLCHRQLPEDQTAILNSVDHDDPGHATLL from the exons ATGCCCATTCCCCAAAAGGCACTGCCCATGGGTGTGAGCCCAGTCTGCTGGAGGCAGCTGACCTATTTTTCTTGGGAATCTTCCTGCTTTTCTGTTCTCTCTTGCGTGAATAAGCAGGAGATGGGGCCTCCAAGAGGGCTCTGGAGAAAGAGTCCGAGTGCGCCAGAGCTGGGAGGAGTCTCAGCCGGCCTGACTGTCCTTTCTGAGAAGGTCCCGCTCAGCCTGGCTTTCTGTCCCCTGTGGCCCCTTGCCTCCCTCCTGGTCGTGTGTGCCCCCGAGATGGAGCGGGGGCCTGTGACTTGCACACAGGCACAGACTGTACGAG GCGCCCACGGCCTGCGAGAGGAGCCCGAGTTTGTGACGGCAAGAGCTGGGGAGAGCGTGGTCCTACGATGCGACGTGATCCACCCAGTGACGGGACAGCCCCCACCCTATGTCGTAGAGTGGTTCAAGTTCGGGGTCCCCATCCCTATCTTCATCAAGTTTGGCTACTACCCCCCGCACGTGGACCCTGAGTATGCAG GCCGGGCCAGTCTTCATGATAAGGCATCTCTGCGGCTGGAACAAGTTCGCTCTGAGGACCAGGGCTGGTACGAGTGCAAAGTGCTCATGCTGGACCAGCAGTATGACACCTTCCACAACGGCAGCTGGGTCCACCTCACCGTCAACG CCCCTCCCACCTTTACAGAAACACCCCCCCAGTACATCGAGGCCAAGGAGGGTAGTAGTATCACCATGACCTGCACAGCTTTTGGGAACCCCAAGCCCATTGTCACCTGGCTCAAGGAGGGGACGCTCCTCGGTGCTAGTGGGAAATACCAG GTGAGTGACGGCAGCCTGACAGTGACATCGGTCAGTCGGGAGGACAGAGGTGCCTACACCTGCCGAGCGTACAGCATTCAGGGGGAGGCTGTCCACACGACCCACCTGCTTGTCCAAG GGCCCCCTTTCATCGTCTCCCCTCCTGAGAACATCACCGTCAACATCTCCCAGGATGCTCTGCTCACCTGCCGGGCAGAGGCGTATCCGGGCAACCTCACCTACACCTGGTACTGGCAGGACGAGAACGTCTACTTTCAGAA CGACCTGAAGCTGAGGGTGCGCATCCTAATCGATGGGACCCTGATCATCTTCCGGGTGAAGCCGGAGGACTCGGGGAAGTACACCTGTGTGCCCAGCAACAGCCTGGGGCGCTCCCCCTCCGCCTCGGCGTACCTGACCGTGCAGT ACCCAGCCCGTGTCCTCAACATGCCCCCTGTAATTTACGTGCCCGTGGGGATCCATGGCTACATCCGCTGCCCTGTGGACGCAGAACCACCGGCCACCGTGGTCAAGTGGAACAAGGACGGCCGTCCCCTGCAGGTTGAGAAG AACCTGGGTTGGACCCTGATGGAGGATGGCTCCATTCGAATTGAGGAGGCCACAGAGGAGGCTCTTGGCACTTACACCTGTGTGCCTTACAACACCCTGGGGACCATGGGCCAGTCTGCCCCTGCGAGGCTTGTCCTGAAG GACCCCCCCTATTTCACGGTGCTACcaggctgggagtacaggcaggAGGCCGGCCGGGAGCTGCTTATCCCCTGTGCTGCTGCAGGGGACCCCTTTCCTGTCATCACGTGGAGAAAG GTAGGGAAGCCCAGCAGAAGCAAGCACAGTGCCCTGCCCAGTGGGAGCCTGCAGTTCCGTGCCCTGAGTAAGGAGGACCACGGGGAGTGGGAATGTGTCGCCACCAACGTGGTCACGAGCATCACTGCCAGCACCCACCTCACCGTCATCG GCACCAGCCCCCATGCCCCGGGCAGTGTCCGGGTCCAGGTCTCCATGACAACTGCCAACGTGTCCTGGGAACCAGCCTATGATGGAGGCTACGAGCAGACATTCTCAGTTTG GATGAAGCGGGCACAGTTTGGGCCCCATGACTGGCTGTCCTTGCCAGTGCCGCCAGGACCCAGCTGGCTGCTGGTGGACACCCTGGAGCCTGAGACAGCGTACCAGTTCAGCGTCCTGGCCCAGAACAAGCTGGGAACCAGCGCCTTCAGTGAGGTGGTCACTGTGAACACTTTAG CATTCCCTATTACAACTCCAGAACCCCTGGTGCTGGTCACCCCACCGAGGTGCCTCATAGCCAATCGGACTCAGCAGGGTGTGCTCCTGTCCTGGCTTCCGCCTGCCAACCACAGCTTTCCCATCGACCGCTACATCATGGAGTTCCGTGTCGCAGAGCGCTGGGAGTTGCTTGACGATGGCATCCCCGGCACCGAAGGAGAGTTCTTTGCCAAGGATCTGTCACAG GACACGTGGTACGAGTTCCGGGTTCTGGCCGTCATGCAGGATCTGATCAGCGAGCCCAGCAACATCGCCGGCGTCTCCAGCACAG ACATCTTCCCGCAGCCGGACCTGACCGAGGACGGGCTGGCGCGGCCTGTGCTGGCGGGAATCGTAGCTACCATCTGCTTCTTGGCAGCTGCCATCCTGTTCAGCACCCTGGCTGCCTGCTTTGTCAACAAGCAGCGCAAGCGTAAGCTCAAGCGCAAAAAAG aCCCTCCACTCTCCATCACCCACTGCAGGAAGAGCCTGGAGTCTCC CTTGTCCTCTGGCAAGGTGAGCCCCGAGAGCATCCGCACGCTCCGAGCGCCATCAGAATCCTCCGACGACCAGGGCCAGCCCGCGGCCAAGAGGATGCTGAGCCCCACCCGCGAGAAGGAGCTGTCGCTGTACAAGAAGACCAAGCGGGCCATCAGCAGCAAGAAGTACAGCGTGGCCAAggcagaggccgaggcagaggccACCACGCCCATCGAGCTCATCAGCAGAGGCCCTGACGGCCGCTTCGTGATGGACCCTGCCGAGATGGAGCCCTCGCTGAAGAGCAGGCGCATCGAGGGCTTCCCCTTCGCCGAGGAGACGGACATGTACCCCGAGTTCCGCCAGTCGGACGAGGAGAACGAGGACCCACTGGTGCCCACATCTGTGGCCGCCCTGAAGTCCCAGCTCACCCCTCTGTCATCCAGCCAGGAGTCCTACCTGCCACCACCAGCATACAGCCCTCGGTTCCAGCCCCGCGGGCTGGAGGGCCCCGGTGGCCTGGAAGGTCGGCTTCAGGCCACAGGCCAGGCCCGGCCCCCTGCCCCCCGGCCCTTCCACCATGGCCAGTATTATGGGTacctcagcagcagcagccctgggGAGGTGGAGCCGCCCCCGTTCTACGTGCCAGAAGTGGGCAGCCCCCTGAGCTCCGTCATGTCgtccccgcccctgcccaccgAGGGGCCCTTTGGCCACCCCACCATCCCCGAGGAGAATGGAGAGAATGCATCCAACAGCACGCTGCCCTTGACTCAGACACCTACAGGAGGGCGCTCCCCTGAGCCCTGGGGCCGGCCAGAATTCCCCTTCGGGGGGCTGGAGACCCCAGCGATGATGTTCCCCCACCAGCTGCCACCCTGTGATGTGCCCGAGAGTCTGCAGCCCAAGGCCGGCCTCCCCCGAGgactgccccccacctccctgcagGTGCCCGCGGCCTACCCGGGCATCCTGTCTCTGGAGGCACCGAAGGGTTGGGCAGGCAAGTCGCCCGGCAGGGGCCCTGTCCCAGCGCCCCCCGCCGCCAAGTGGCAGGACAGACCTATGCAACCTCTGGTAAGCCAAGGGCAGCTGCGACATACAAGCCAAGGCATGGGCATACCTGTGCTGCCTTACCCCGAGCCGGCTGAGCCGGGGGCGCACGGCGGCCCCAGCACATTTGGCCTGGACACCCGGTGGTATGAGCcccagccccggccccggccTAGCCCTCGGCAGGCCAGGCGCGCCGAGCCCAGTTTACATCAAGTGGTGCTACAGCCCTCCCGGCTCTCACCTCTGACCCAAAGCCCCCTCAGCTCCCGCACTGGCTCCCCTGAGCTCGCCGCCCGTGCCCGGCCTCGCCCGGGCCTCCTGCAGCAGGCAGAGATGTCAGAGATCACCCTGCAGCCGCCGGCTGCAGTCAGCTTTTCTCGAAAGTCTACGCCGTCCACAGGCTCCCCCTCCCAGAGCAGCCGCAGTGGGAGTCCCAGCTACCGGCCCGCCATGGGCTTCACCACTCTGGCCACCGGCTACCCTTCCCCTCCACCCGGCCCCGCCCCTGCTGGGCCTGGGGACAGCTTGGACGTGTTTGGACAGACGCCCTCCCCTCGAAGGACGGGGGAGGAATTGCTCCGACCAGAGCCCCCACCACCCACGTTACCTACTTCAGG AACACTTCCACCTGCACCCGGGAACGCTGCTGCACCTGAGAGGCTGGAGGCTCTGAAATACCAACGGATAAAGAAGCCCAAAAAGTCATCCAAGGGCTCTTCGAAGTCAAAGAAACGATCCG
- the IGSF9B gene encoding protein turtle homolog B isoform X5 — MIWYVATFIASVIGTRGLAAQGAHGLREEPEFVTARAGESVVLRCDVIHPVTGQPPPYVVEWFKFGVPIPIFIKFGYYPPHVDPEYAGRASLHDKASLRLEQVRSEDQGWYECKVLMLDQQYDTFHNGSWVHLTVNAPPTFTETPPQYIEAKEGSSITMTCTAFGNPKPIVTWLKEGTLLGASGKYQVSDGSLTVTSVSREDRGAYTCRAYSIQGEAVHTTHLLVQGPPFIVSPPENITVNISQDALLTCRAEAYPGNLTYTWYWQDENVYFQNDLKLRVRILIDGTLIIFRVKPEDSGKYTCVPSNSLGRSPSASAYLTVQYPARVLNMPPVIYVPVGIHGYIRCPVDAEPPATVVKWNKDGRPLQVEKNLGWTLMEDGSIRIEEATEEALGTYTCVPYNTLGTMGQSAPARLVLKDPPYFTVLPGWEYRQEAGRELLIPCAAAGDPFPVITWRKVGKPSRSKHSALPSGSLQFRALSKEDHGEWECVATNVVTSITASTHLTVIGTSPHAPGSVRVQVSMTTANVSWEPAYDGGYEQTFSVWYGPLMKRAQFGPHDWLSLPVPPGPSWLLVDTLEPETAYQFSVLAQNKLGTSAFSEVVTVNTLAFPITTPEPLVLVTPPRCLIANRTQQGVLLSWLPPANHSFPIDRYIMEFRVAERWELLDDGIPGTEGEFFAKDLSQDTWYEFRVLAVMQDLISEPSNIAGVSSTDIFPQPDLTEDGLARPVLAGIVATICFLAAAILFSTLAACFVNKQRKRKLKRKKDPPLSITHCRKSLESPLSSGKVSPESIRTLRAPSESSDDQGQPAAKRMLSPTREKELSLYKKTKRAISSKKYSVAKAEAEAEATTPIELISRGPDGRFVMDPAEMEPSLKSRRIEGFPFAEETDMYPEFRQSDEENEDPLVPTSVAALKSQLTPLSSSQESYLPPPAYSPRFQPRGLEGPGGLEGRLQATGQARPPAPRPFHHGQYYGYLSSSSPGEVEPPPFYVPEVGSPLSSVMSSPPLPTEGPFGHPTIPEENGENASNSTLPLTQTPTGGRSPEPWGRPEFPFGGLETPAMMFPHQLPPCDVPESLQPKAGLPRGLPPTSLQVPAAYPGILSLEAPKGWAGKSPGRGPVPAPPAAKWQDRPMQPLVSQGQLRHTSQGMGIPVLPYPEPAEPGAHGGPSTFGLDTRWYEPQPRPRPSPRQARRAEPSLHQVVLQPSRLSPLTQSPLSSRTGSPELAARARPRPGLLQQAEMSEITLQPPAAVSFSRKSTPSTGSPSQSSRSGSPSYRPAMGFTTLATGYPSPPPGPAPAGPGDSLDVFGQTPSPRRTGEELLRPEPPPPTLPTSGTLPPAPGNAAAPERLEALKYQRIKKPKKSSKGSSKSKKRSDDSASQTQQLPNSQVLWPDEAVCLRKKKRHSRPDPFARLSDLCHRQLPEDQTAILNSVDHDDPGHATLL; from the exons GCGCCCACGGCCTGCGAGAGGAGCCCGAGTTTGTGACGGCAAGAGCTGGGGAGAGCGTGGTCCTACGATGCGACGTGATCCACCCAGTGACGGGACAGCCCCCACCCTATGTCGTAGAGTGGTTCAAGTTCGGGGTCCCCATCCCTATCTTCATCAAGTTTGGCTACTACCCCCCGCACGTGGACCCTGAGTATGCAG GCCGGGCCAGTCTTCATGATAAGGCATCTCTGCGGCTGGAACAAGTTCGCTCTGAGGACCAGGGCTGGTACGAGTGCAAAGTGCTCATGCTGGACCAGCAGTATGACACCTTCCACAACGGCAGCTGGGTCCACCTCACCGTCAACG CCCCTCCCACCTTTACAGAAACACCCCCCCAGTACATCGAGGCCAAGGAGGGTAGTAGTATCACCATGACCTGCACAGCTTTTGGGAACCCCAAGCCCATTGTCACCTGGCTCAAGGAGGGGACGCTCCTCGGTGCTAGTGGGAAATACCAG GTGAGTGACGGCAGCCTGACAGTGACATCGGTCAGTCGGGAGGACAGAGGTGCCTACACCTGCCGAGCGTACAGCATTCAGGGGGAGGCTGTCCACACGACCCACCTGCTTGTCCAAG GGCCCCCTTTCATCGTCTCCCCTCCTGAGAACATCACCGTCAACATCTCCCAGGATGCTCTGCTCACCTGCCGGGCAGAGGCGTATCCGGGCAACCTCACCTACACCTGGTACTGGCAGGACGAGAACGTCTACTTTCAGAA CGACCTGAAGCTGAGGGTGCGCATCCTAATCGATGGGACCCTGATCATCTTCCGGGTGAAGCCGGAGGACTCGGGGAAGTACACCTGTGTGCCCAGCAACAGCCTGGGGCGCTCCCCCTCCGCCTCGGCGTACCTGACCGTGCAGT ACCCAGCCCGTGTCCTCAACATGCCCCCTGTAATTTACGTGCCCGTGGGGATCCATGGCTACATCCGCTGCCCTGTGGACGCAGAACCACCGGCCACCGTGGTCAAGTGGAACAAGGACGGCCGTCCCCTGCAGGTTGAGAAG AACCTGGGTTGGACCCTGATGGAGGATGGCTCCATTCGAATTGAGGAGGCCACAGAGGAGGCTCTTGGCACTTACACCTGTGTGCCTTACAACACCCTGGGGACCATGGGCCAGTCTGCCCCTGCGAGGCTTGTCCTGAAG GACCCCCCCTATTTCACGGTGCTACcaggctgggagtacaggcaggAGGCCGGCCGGGAGCTGCTTATCCCCTGTGCTGCTGCAGGGGACCCCTTTCCTGTCATCACGTGGAGAAAG GTAGGGAAGCCCAGCAGAAGCAAGCACAGTGCCCTGCCCAGTGGGAGCCTGCAGTTCCGTGCCCTGAGTAAGGAGGACCACGGGGAGTGGGAATGTGTCGCCACCAACGTGGTCACGAGCATCACTGCCAGCACCCACCTCACCGTCATCG GCACCAGCCCCCATGCCCCGGGCAGTGTCCGGGTCCAGGTCTCCATGACAACTGCCAACGTGTCCTGGGAACCAGCCTATGATGGAGGCTACGAGCAGACATTCTCAGTTTGGTACGGACCTCT GATGAAGCGGGCACAGTTTGGGCCCCATGACTGGCTGTCCTTGCCAGTGCCGCCAGGACCCAGCTGGCTGCTGGTGGACACCCTGGAGCCTGAGACAGCGTACCAGTTCAGCGTCCTGGCCCAGAACAAGCTGGGAACCAGCGCCTTCAGTGAGGTGGTCACTGTGAACACTTTAG CATTCCCTATTACAACTCCAGAACCCCTGGTGCTGGTCACCCCACCGAGGTGCCTCATAGCCAATCGGACTCAGCAGGGTGTGCTCCTGTCCTGGCTTCCGCCTGCCAACCACAGCTTTCCCATCGACCGCTACATCATGGAGTTCCGTGTCGCAGAGCGCTGGGAGTTGCTTGACGATGGCATCCCCGGCACCGAAGGAGAGTTCTTTGCCAAGGATCTGTCACAG GACACGTGGTACGAGTTCCGGGTTCTGGCCGTCATGCAGGATCTGATCAGCGAGCCCAGCAACATCGCCGGCGTCTCCAGCACAG ACATCTTCCCGCAGCCGGACCTGACCGAGGACGGGCTGGCGCGGCCTGTGCTGGCGGGAATCGTAGCTACCATCTGCTTCTTGGCAGCTGCCATCCTGTTCAGCACCCTGGCTGCCTGCTTTGTCAACAAGCAGCGCAAGCGTAAGCTCAAGCGCAAAAAAG aCCCTCCACTCTCCATCACCCACTGCAGGAAGAGCCTGGAGTCTCC CTTGTCCTCTGGCAAGGTGAGCCCCGAGAGCATCCGCACGCTCCGAGCGCCATCAGAATCCTCCGACGACCAGGGCCAGCCCGCGGCCAAGAGGATGCTGAGCCCCACCCGCGAGAAGGAGCTGTCGCTGTACAAGAAGACCAAGCGGGCCATCAGCAGCAAGAAGTACAGCGTGGCCAAggcagaggccgaggcagaggccACCACGCCCATCGAGCTCATCAGCAGAGGCCCTGACGGCCGCTTCGTGATGGACCCTGCCGAGATGGAGCCCTCGCTGAAGAGCAGGCGCATCGAGGGCTTCCCCTTCGCCGAGGAGACGGACATGTACCCCGAGTTCCGCCAGTCGGACGAGGAGAACGAGGACCCACTGGTGCCCACATCTGTGGCCGCCCTGAAGTCCCAGCTCACCCCTCTGTCATCCAGCCAGGAGTCCTACCTGCCACCACCAGCATACAGCCCTCGGTTCCAGCCCCGCGGGCTGGAGGGCCCCGGTGGCCTGGAAGGTCGGCTTCAGGCCACAGGCCAGGCCCGGCCCCCTGCCCCCCGGCCCTTCCACCATGGCCAGTATTATGGGTacctcagcagcagcagccctgggGAGGTGGAGCCGCCCCCGTTCTACGTGCCAGAAGTGGGCAGCCCCCTGAGCTCCGTCATGTCgtccccgcccctgcccaccgAGGGGCCCTTTGGCCACCCCACCATCCCCGAGGAGAATGGAGAGAATGCATCCAACAGCACGCTGCCCTTGACTCAGACACCTACAGGAGGGCGCTCCCCTGAGCCCTGGGGCCGGCCAGAATTCCCCTTCGGGGGGCTGGAGACCCCAGCGATGATGTTCCCCCACCAGCTGCCACCCTGTGATGTGCCCGAGAGTCTGCAGCCCAAGGCCGGCCTCCCCCGAGgactgccccccacctccctgcagGTGCCCGCGGCCTACCCGGGCATCCTGTCTCTGGAGGCACCGAAGGGTTGGGCAGGCAAGTCGCCCGGCAGGGGCCCTGTCCCAGCGCCCCCCGCCGCCAAGTGGCAGGACAGACCTATGCAACCTCTGGTAAGCCAAGGGCAGCTGCGACATACAAGCCAAGGCATGGGCATACCTGTGCTGCCTTACCCCGAGCCGGCTGAGCCGGGGGCGCACGGCGGCCCCAGCACATTTGGCCTGGACACCCGGTGGTATGAGCcccagccccggccccggccTAGCCCTCGGCAGGCCAGGCGCGCCGAGCCCAGTTTACATCAAGTGGTGCTACAGCCCTCCCGGCTCTCACCTCTGACCCAAAGCCCCCTCAGCTCCCGCACTGGCTCCCCTGAGCTCGCCGCCCGTGCCCGGCCTCGCCCGGGCCTCCTGCAGCAGGCAGAGATGTCAGAGATCACCCTGCAGCCGCCGGCTGCAGTCAGCTTTTCTCGAAAGTCTACGCCGTCCACAGGCTCCCCCTCCCAGAGCAGCCGCAGTGGGAGTCCCAGCTACCGGCCCGCCATGGGCTTCACCACTCTGGCCACCGGCTACCCTTCCCCTCCACCCGGCCCCGCCCCTGCTGGGCCTGGGGACAGCTTGGACGTGTTTGGACAGACGCCCTCCCCTCGAAGGACGGGGGAGGAATTGCTCCGACCAGAGCCCCCACCACCCACGTTACCTACTTCAGG AACACTTCCACCTGCACCCGGGAACGCTGCTGCACCTGAGAGGCTGGAGGCTCTGAAATACCAACGGATAAAGAAGCCCAAAAAGTCATCCAAGGGCTCTTCGAAGTCAAAGAAACGATCCG